A portion of the Acidobacteriaceae bacterium genome contains these proteins:
- the pgi gene encoding glucose-6-phosphate isomerase yields MSQDLTSLPAWKALSAHAEALKSTHLRELFASDPARGTTFTAEATGLFLDYSKNRITAETVKLLVELAEASGLKARTQAMFTGEKINITENRAVLHVALRAPKGEVIKVDGEDVVPEVHAVLDKMSGFADKVRSGAWLGYTGKRIKNIVNIGIGGSDLGPVMAYEALKHYSNRDLTFRFVSNVDGTDFAEAVHDLDAEETLFLVASKTFTTLETMTNAHSARTWALATLKQTEAIASHFVAISTNEKEVAKFGIDTANMFGFWDWVGGRYSMDSAIGLSTMIAVGPDNFRELLAGFHDMDVHFRTTPIEKNLPALLGLLTVWYTEFFDAQTVAILPYDQYLKRFPAYLQQLTMESNGKHVTLSGKHVDYQTGPIYWGEPGTNGQHSFYQLIHQGTRLIPCDFIGFSKTLNPLGTHHDLLMANVFAQTEALAFGKTAEEVRAEGVAEELIPHKVFEGNRPSNTILAEKLTPRLLGSLIALYEHSVFTQGVVWQIDSFDQWGVELGKALATRIIKEIAGSGELKHDSSTNNLIARYKSAK; encoded by the coding sequence TTGAGCCAAGATCTGACATCCCTTCCGGCATGGAAAGCCCTCTCCGCACACGCAGAGGCACTGAAGTCCACCCACCTGCGCGAACTCTTTGCCAGCGACCCCGCACGCGGCACGACCTTCACGGCTGAGGCTACAGGACTGTTTCTCGACTACTCGAAGAACCGCATCACTGCTGAGACCGTGAAGCTGCTCGTCGAGCTCGCCGAAGCCTCTGGCCTGAAGGCCCGCACCCAAGCGATGTTCACCGGCGAGAAGATCAACATCACCGAGAACCGCGCCGTGCTGCACGTTGCGTTGCGCGCGCCCAAGGGTGAGGTCATCAAGGTCGATGGCGAAGACGTCGTTCCCGAAGTGCACGCGGTGTTGGACAAGATGAGCGGCTTTGCCGACAAGGTTCGCTCGGGCGCATGGCTCGGCTACACCGGCAAGCGCATCAAGAACATCGTCAACATCGGCATTGGCGGCTCTGATCTCGGCCCCGTCATGGCCTACGAGGCGCTGAAGCACTACTCCAACCGCGACCTCACCTTCCGCTTCGTTTCGAACGTCGACGGCACGGATTTTGCTGAGGCCGTACATGATCTCGACGCAGAAGAGACGCTCTTCCTCGTCGCCTCGAAGACCTTCACCACGCTCGAGACGATGACCAACGCGCACTCCGCGCGTACCTGGGCACTCGCAACGCTGAAGCAGACGGAAGCTATCGCCAGCCACTTTGTCGCCATCTCCACCAACGAGAAGGAAGTCGCGAAGTTCGGCATCGACACCGCAAACATGTTCGGTTTCTGGGACTGGGTCGGCGGACGCTACTCCATGGACTCGGCCATCGGTCTCTCCACGATGATCGCGGTAGGCCCGGACAACTTCCGCGAGCTGCTCGCTGGCTTCCATGACATGGACGTGCACTTCCGCACGACCCCTATCGAGAAGAACCTGCCCGCTCTGCTCGGCCTGCTCACCGTCTGGTACACCGAGTTCTTCGACGCACAGACTGTGGCAATCCTGCCGTATGACCAGTACCTGAAGCGCTTCCCGGCTTACCTGCAGCAGCTCACCATGGAGTCGAACGGCAAGCACGTCACGCTGAGCGGCAAGCATGTAGACTATCAGACCGGCCCGATTTACTGGGGCGAGCCCGGCACCAACGGCCAGCACTCGTTCTACCAACTCATCCACCAGGGCACGCGCCTCATCCCCTGCGACTTTATCGGCTTCTCGAAAACACTGAATCCGCTCGGCACCCACCACGATCTGCTGATGGCGAATGTCTTCGCGCAGACCGAGGCGCTGGCGTTCGGCAAGACTGCGGAAGAAGTGCGCGCTGAAGGTGTGGCCGAGGAGCTCATTCCCCACAAGGTCTTCGAAGGCAACCGTCCGTCGAACACCATCCTGGCGGAAAAGCTGACGCCGCGCCTTCTGGGTTCCCTGATCGCGCTCTACGAGCACTCCGTCTTCACACAGGGCGTGGTCTGGCAGATCGACAGCTTCGACCAGTGGGGCGTCGAGCTCGGCAAGGCCCTGGCAACGCGAATCATCAAGGAAATCGCGGGTTCCGGCGAGTTGAAGCATGACTCTTCGACCAACAATCTGATTGCCAGGTACAAGTCCGCAAAATAA